The window TCGGGGGCGTGCTCGCCTTGGTGGTGGGGTATAGAGCCGTCTTCGTCGGGAGCCTTGCGGCCGCCCTCGCCTTTGCGCCGTACGCCCTCATGTTCAACCCCTCGGCGGCCTCGCTCGTGGCTTTGGCTTTCCTCGAGAACTTCGCCATGGGGCTCGTGCCCTTAGTGCTCGTGCGGAGGTTCGGCGTCGAGAAGAGGGCGACTGGCCTCGGCGTGGCCTACAACTGGGGGCTACTGATAGGCGGCTGGGCGCCTCTGCTAGTCGGCATCTTCGGCTCAATGCCGGTGGGCATGGTGTCCGTAATGGCTGTGGGCGTCGTCGTGGCGATCGCGGGGCTACTGGCCCTTGGATCCCCAACGCCCTAGCTCCTCCACCGCATGCCTCAAGGCCCTCGCCGCCGCCTCTACGTCTCTGACGCTCACCGCCTCCTCCTCTGTGTGGGCCAGTTTGGGATCGCCGGGGCCGAACGCCGCTATGTTCTTGGTCAGCGAGATCAACAGGTTGAAGTCGGCGGTGCCGTACTTTCTGCTGAGCTTGGGCTCGACGCCGATCTTCAGCAGGCCCCTCACCAAGGCCCTCGCGGCGGGGTTCGTGGGGCTCGCCTCCGCCGGGTCTACGCAGGATCTTACGCGGGCGGGGAGCCCCTTAAGGCGTTCCTCGAGCTCGGCGCAGTTGTGGCCCGGCGGTATTCTGACGTCCAGCACAGCGACGCACTCCACAGGCACCTTGTTCGGGGCGTCGCCGCACCTCACTACCGTCGGCGTCACGGTGAAGTCCTCGTATCTCTCCCCGTGCCCGAGCGCCTCCTTGGCCTTTACATATACGGCGTACAGCTCCTCGAAGGGATTGCCGTAGATAGGGCTGGAGGCGTGGCCTCCCTTGGTGCTCAGCCTCAGCTCCACCTTCCCGCCGCCTCTGTAGGCGTACGCCACGTGCAGGTCGGTGGGCTCCCCGACGTAGACGTAGTCCGGCCTGGGAGGCCCGCCTCTGAGGAGCTCCTCCGTGCCCGCGCTGTCGTCCTCCTCGGCGGTCACCAAGGCGAGTACTAAGGTGCCGGAGGGCTTCGCCGACGCGAACGCCCCGACGTACGCAACTAGGGGGCCCTTGTCGTCGACGGCGCCTCTACCCCTCACTACGTCGCCCTCATCCCTCACCTCGAGGGGCCCTACGACCGTGTCCATGTGGGCGTGGAGCCACGTGACGGGCGCCCCCTTGCCTCTCACCGCCACCACGTTGCCCGCTCCGTCTATCCAAGCCTCGTCGGCTATCTCCCTAACGACGCCGAGGAGGAATCTGGCCAGCTCGGCTTCGCCGTGCGACGGGCTATATATGGACAGCGCGCGCAACAACAAGCTCTTCAGATCCATAGAGGCCGCCAGACACCGGTTTATAAGGGTAGCCACAAACCCCGCCCTTCGGGGCGGGAGGAGGCCAGGGTCGCTGTGTGGTGTTAGAGGTGGATTGACTGCCAGGTGACGATTTTCTCCGTAGCCCTCCTGTATTAACCTATCCCGCCCTTTCTTGAGCCCCGCCCCTCGTGTGCACGGCCGCCGAGGCGCTTAAGCCTTCACAAGCCCGCTGGCGGATTCTCCGCTGGAAATTAGGGGGAGGCGTAGGGAGCTGTGGAGAAGACTTCGACGCCCGGCGCTGGCGGCAACCGGCGCGTCCGGCGGCATTATGTTTTTTTAAACAGAGGTACGGCCGGCAGTGGAGTTTAGGATCAGGGGGTATAGGTGTCTCGACGATTTCGTCATAGACGTCGAGGATCTGTTGGTGGTCTTGGGGCCTAATGGCTCTGGGAAGTCTTCCCTTCTTGAGGCCCTCTACCTGGCGGCCTCTGGCGGCGGGGCCTCTCCGCCGGGTCCCCAAACGCCCCTGAAAATTGTGTTGATGGCGCGGGGAGAGCCTTTCAGCCCAGACTTCGGCCGCGACCGCGCCGAGCTTAACGAGACCGTACTGTCTAGAGCCGAGTGCGCCCCGGGCGGCGACGCGGAGTTGGGCAAGCTACTGCAGGGAATCTCCATACAGCTTTTTTTCGGATGGCTGGCCAAGTTGTCCGGGCTACCGGTGTCGGAGTTCGCATACCGAGAGCTCGGTAGGCTTTACCTCTGCGGGCCGGACGGCGTCTCCGCCGCCGCGGTTTTCGCGAACTTCGTGGTGGACTGGCGCAAGGGCAACATCGGGGAGGCCCTGCTCGTGACGCCTAGGCTAGCCGCCGAGATGGACTACGTGGCGCCGCTCGTCGACAACATCGCTGTGGGGAACCCCGGCTGGTTTAGCCAAGTCCTAGGGCTTTTTGAGAAATACGGAGTGAGGGACGTAAGGAATATCAACGGCATACCCCACGTGGTGGGGAGGAGGATTCTGCCGATGAGCGCCGCGCCGGCAGGCCTTGCATACGCCCTAATAATATCCCTCGCCCTCGGCGGCGGCAAATTCGTCTTCATCGACGAGCCGGAGGCGCATATGCACCCCACGCTCATCGACACCGTGCGGGATGCGGTGGAGCGCGCCCTCGACGCGGGGAGGAAGGTGGTGGTGGCTACGCAGAGCATTGAGGTGGTGGACAAGCTGGCCTCAATCGGGAGGGGGCGGGTGTTGAGGATGCGCGATTGTAAGAAGCACGACGAGATAGAAATGCCGGAGGCCAGGAGGCGCCTCGACGAGCTTTATGAGGACCTCAGGTACTACTGACATCTGCATATATTTCGTAGAGGGGGACGACGACGAGAGGGCTCTCCTGGCTTGGTGCGGCTGGTCGCGGCCCGAGGCGCCGTTCGCGGGCGAGCTGTCGAGGAGGATCGGCGCAGTGGAGGAGCTGTTGGGCAAATACCGACGCATCACGGCGGGAGGGCGCTATCCGGTCAGGAAGTACGTCGCCGGCGGCAAGGCGGTCGTGGTGGTCAAGTTTGCGCAGATCTCAAACTGGAGAGGCGTGTTCCAGTTCGTCAGCGAGCGGAGGGAGAGGCTCAACGACTACGCGCGGTGCGTCACGATTGTTTTCGACTGCGACGCGCCCGCCGAGTCTTGCGCCAGGTTGAGGGACGGGGTCGAGACCTTAAATTGCGCCGACCCTCGGCAGTGCTGTGTCGGAGCCAGCGGCGTTGCTCTCCTATCCATATGCGACGGCGTCTCCCTCCTCTCCTTAGTGCCCAGACTTGAGGACTTGTCCGGCGTCGCGTGTAGCTGCGCCTGTTGCGAACACTGCGAGGGGAGACGCGGGCCTTAAGCTTGGCGCGCTCGGAGGGAGCACTTCGGTGCGCGGCAAGTCCTATAACTCTACGCCAACACCCCCTTGGCGTATTCTCCACGAGGTCCCCTCTAAGCGCCTGCGAGCCGGATGCCGAGAACAAGTAGGCAGACGACGATAAAGGCCGCCGATGAGGCTGAGGAGCGCAGCTTGAGGCCTCTTCTCGTATCGGCGTAATAGGAGCTCCAGAATCTGTCCAATACACGGCGCGGAGATGTCCTCCCCGACCGGCCCCAGGATAGGCCTCTGCCCGAGGGGGCGCTAGGTCAGCAGAGACATGGCCTCAGTCCTCAATATGCTTAGGAGGCCGAGGAGAGGCTGAAGGAGGAGTAAGCCGAGGCCGTAAGATAACCCCTATCTGCACTGTCAAGGCAGATTCTCCAGGCCGAAAGGCCCGCCGTGCTGGCCCGGGCCGGCCCATGACTCCGCCGGGCGAGAAAACTGTGAGCCCGGCAAGGGCGGAGGGCCCCGTGAGCCGCCCTCAGCCGAGAGGCGGGGGCCAGAACCTCTCCCACAGAGCCTAACCTGCATGTGTCCGAGCCGGCATGGCCCCTCTCCGTAATTTTTATATGTGGGATGTGTTCTCTCGGCGCTTCGCAAGTTATTTATTTTTAAAGGTAAAGTGGGGGCATGTCGGCGGTTGTGAGGACTTGGGTTGGGGAAGTGAGGATGGCTAGGGGGAAGTTGTTGGAGTTCTACAGCTCTCTGGACAGCAGCTATAGGGCTGTGCTGGACGTGAGGCTGGCTAGAGTCTTGGGGAAGACCTTCGAGGAAATAGCCCTAGAAAAACCCGACGAGATCTACCAAGCCCTATCCAAAGCCGTAGGAAAACACAACGCAGACGTATTCATGATAATGTACGCCAAGTGGCTACAGAGAAAGGCAATAGGCAACTGAGAAATCGGTTTTTGCGTAATAGCCCGTTAAGTTTATATATAGTCCCCAGCCCAGCCTATATGGACCTTGTGGGGAAAGCGGGGCCAACGGGGCGAGGGTACTCATACTATCTGAGAAGCCCGAGCTAGGCGAGAGGCTTCTCGCCAAGCTCCTATCGGCCCGCGGCGTGTACGCCGATATCCTCGATATATCCCAGGGACATGTTGAGGGCGGGGACTTCACCGTCTTCATAAGGACAAAGAACCAGTACCTAGGCGCCGTGTACGCCTCCCTGTTCCGCAGATCGATAAACCCCTCCTACGCCATATACAACGCGCTGAACAGGCTGTACTGGTTGCCCAAATACGGCCCCCACTTCTTCGTGTTCTCAGACGAGGAGGCAGTGGAGAAGGTGGACTTCAAGCCGCCGTGGCTCCTCGCGACTGTCTGGCGCCTGGGCCTAGACGTGTCGGTGACTAGCGTAGAGGGGGCCAAAAGCGTCGTGGAGCACCGCAACTACATGAGGAACCCCCTGGCGAAGGGCAGCATCGCCATGCCCAAGCCCAAGGAAGTTAGGAAGGTGTTCGCCGTATCTGGAATCGACGGGATAGCGGGCGAGGTGTTGAGGTCGCTGGGCCTCAAGTACGCCGAGATCACGCTCGGCGTCTACGACGACGGGGAGCGCGTGATAGACGTAGACCCCGTGCCCGAGCTGGAC of the Thermoproteus uzoniensis 768-20 genome contains:
- a CDS encoding ATP-binding protein yields the protein MEFRIRGYRCLDDFVIDVEDLLVVLGPNGSGKSSLLEALYLAASGGGASPPGPQTPLKIVLMARGEPFSPDFGRDRAELNETVLSRAECAPGGDAELGKLLQGISIQLFFGWLAKLSGLPVSEFAYRELGRLYLCGPDGVSAAAVFANFVVDWRKGNIGEALLVTPRLAAEMDYVAPLVDNIAVGNPGWFSQVLGLFEKYGVRDVRNINGIPHVVGRRILPMSAAPAGLAYALIISLALGGGKFVFIDEPEAHMHPTLIDTVRDAVERALDAGRKVVVATQSIEVVDKLASIGRGRVLRMRDCKKHDEIEMPEARRRLDELYEDLRYY
- a CDS encoding M20/M25/M40 family metallo-hydrolase codes for the protein MDLKSLLLRALSIYSPSHGEAELARFLLGVVREIADEAWIDGAGNVVAVRGKGAPVTWLHAHMDTVVGPLEVRDEGDVVRGRGAVDDKGPLVAYVGAFASAKPSGTLVLALVTAEEDDSAGTEELLRGGPPRPDYVYVGEPTDLHVAYAYRGGGKVELRLSTKGGHASSPIYGNPFEELYAVYVKAKEALGHGERYEDFTVTPTVVRCGDAPNKVPVECVAVLDVRIPPGHNCAELEERLKGLPARVRSCVDPAEASPTNPAARALVRGLLKIGVEPKLSRKYGTADFNLLISLTKNIAAFGPGDPKLAHTEEEAVSVRDVEAAARALRHAVEELGRWGSKGQ